A single Hippocampus zosterae strain Florida chromosome 1, ASM2543408v3, whole genome shotgun sequence DNA region contains:
- the frem1a gene encoding FRAS1-related extracellular matrix protein 1a isoform X1, which produces MLKSKGQSLAWLPLLLLEMSCNASLVKVNKALKVRRGQSSYLQEGDLHFLLPLPKDACQVEVVLNEPITQRVGKILPQVFNCHYRENEVKYVHNGSPLLMEDTVKLRLYRFTETDTYTEVFSLHVDIVEPDCSIIKLGPQFLQVPFYGISADVDGNVLSLHYEKRSSLECSIHLNSHDTNLPAHGQLVTGKPKEAVKRGDEPLRYIEDPVRCNSDVCLKGVKHVTFLKVPCEDFLLMGLKYQHMTPPSPDIDYIAIRLDLKDTRSGNLYQSEQIWIPVQITGGLVNQSPVMSFMSTFILEVDQFILTPLSTATLDGKDEETQQERLIFNITKAPSDGFITHLSDHTRPIHSFTWLDLNGMLIAYQPPNSTHTQRRHFEMEIDVHDFFFEKSPPMTVQMSVRNADTNAPRVSWNMGLSLLEGQSRPITWEQLQIVDNNDIGAVRIITVEGLLHGRLTVRGGKGFMFTVGDIKAGIVCYHHDDSDSTSDFIIFRITDGHQQTRHKFPIKILPKDDSPPFLIANMLLEVSQGQTTLLKGTALQASDVDSSSDYILFNITRPPQAGDIVKFPGPGLTGYVVSKFLQRDLSQSMVYYRHKGNEVLDDSFEFVLSDFQDPPNLSEPQVVMLHVEPVPRQAPREVPTARRCLVVKETDVVHVTQQHLHFVDKDSPDSDLTYTVTTPPFDRDRHSSEDAGRLFLVDSLPTFTKDTNAPVLRLFTQHAVNFMKVAYMPPTADIGPFPRYIQFGLSVTNQHGHTLDGICFNITVIPVDNQSPQVITKPLMVDEGGECLLGSEHLQLSDPDSVEEALRLELLGQPQHGALQMNNFPLKPGLTFTVQDLTSHRVRYRHDNSETLDDRINLAATDGTNKISFILQVDVSPINDEVPVLVAGLKPVLPCSEGQTTIISVEYISAIDADTENNSLAFLIARQPRHGLVLRNDMAVDHFVQADVLAGMISYKHSGQEIGLTPHGDMITFVISDGETEKSVLCCGGRNPKIGSREKSLPVYDLRITISPVNSQPPSLKIGDIFVVDEGGRAQVNASHLKVSDADTVVDELVVSLVTPPRFGYLENVLSRPGFEKSNVGVSIDSCSYRDIIAGQINYVQSRHQKLEPTSDQLILRVSDGKFSSTRVTFNIVVRPTNDELPELVAQNMTVQEGHKRNLDLSVLNATDLDVPNDVLRFHVVKPPRYGNIIRHIDTDTHRGANSKSSVADFTMAELWVCVYNLSQGHDVAYVHDDSEHLEDDFTIQLMDGRHKIQRQVLVEVLAVNDEKPHLIRNNGLELEPGEARLISSVALFAQDHDTPSSQVMYIFERVPAHGLLQLKRIQNWLLLTVGENCTQEMVDTNRLRYVHKDPFGTTMQDLFVFHLHDGQNQSPSQQFNISIKHVEKGTIAMFVTPVNVNRGGRVVLTTDVLFATDHADRPDELLFVVTVPAAHGYLENTKHPGVSISAFSQMDIAANCVAYVHNNQASTPTETIHFVVSNNQTSRKGILELSVKMLDQIPPSLTNKGLVVPQGLAMTLSRDCLAMTDPDTPRGALVFKLRHPPRHGELLLRGTALMMGSTFTQQHIEELEVTYKHNGAQSQIDRFEFTATDGTNRGVRLDGKLHTEPLPFIIQIKPLKRSHPEVVKLLPLWKAELLGDGRYGIFLSSRELKAKNTNGKEEELIFVIVRQPYFGHLENITTGGFARQRFSQLDLNRRTIVYIVNPDMESLSDSLEFRVSDRHGNAGLSHILQLSWSSVELSQPEYCANEEEKRVSVEIIRKGNVAESSYVKVKVNEGTATAGKDFLSSSSSLLQFDPGVSLKIWNIEVIQDQLEEADEVFEVLLIFPEGTVIASVKKAQVTIKDTGRGQCKQNQRHAASLLTGKSGLSDTRTQNSSWSLKKPSLASQSPIHQEGTFSKSKSKGRGAKIRAVSRLAESSRRTFPDARKGEHGIADSFVAKPCLPEVMGLLHFNQTTNQIFQCNGVSWRSWTPPKQMAKTPPCPPGWTFHSGRCYILNKRHKTSWSRANRSCKESYKGNLASVFSKGDMDWLWDFGERKPFWIGLNDRDAQGSWRWEDGESVTYMNWNRAPSPSIAEGNKMCALVWRRAKWQRRHCKTGKGHGYICSIKI; this is translated from the exons GTTCACGGAGACTGACACCTACACGGAGGTTTTTTCTCTCCACGTCGACATCGTGGAACCCGATTGCAGTATCATCAAGCTCGGACCTCAATTTTTGCAAGTTCCATTTTATGGCATCTCTGCGGACGTTGACGGCAATGTGCTGTCCCTCCACTATGAAAAGCGGTCCAGCTTAGAGTGCAGCATCCATCTCAATAGCCATGACACCAACCTGCCAGCTCATGGGCAACTCGTTACTGGAAAGCCCAAGGAAGCCGTCAAACGAGGGGACGAGCCACTTCGCTACATTGAGG ATCCGGTGAGATGTAATTCTGACGTCTGCCTGAAGGGAGTGAAGCATGTCACGTTCCTCAAAGTTCCCTGCGAGGACTTCCTGCTGATGGGGCTGAAATACCAGCATATGACTCCTCCATCTCCTGACATTGACTACATTGCAATCAGGCTTGACCTCAAAGACACAAGGAGTGGCAACCTTTACCAG TCTGAACAGATTTGGATTCCGGTGCAGATTACAGGCGGACTGGTGAACCAGTCGCCCGTGATGTCATTCATGTCGACGTTCATCTTGGAGGTGGACCAATTCATCCTCACGCCACTATCCACCGCCACATTAGACGGCAAAGATGAGGAAACTCAGCAGGAGAGGCTAATTTTTAACATCACAAAAGCGCCTTCAGATGGCTTCATCACTCACCTCTCTGACCACACGCGCCCGATCCATTCCTTCACATGGTTGGATTTAAATGGCATGCTCATTGCATATCAGCCCCCGAATTCCACTCACACCCAGCGCAGGCACTTTGAG ATGGAAATCGACGTTCATGATTTTTTCTTTGAGAAGAGCCCACCAATGACTGTGCAAATGTCCGTTCGGAATGCAGACACCAATGCACCCAGAGTTTCCTGGAACATGG GTCTCAGCCTGTTGGAAGGCCAATCACGTCCGATAACATGGGAGCAGCTCCAGATTGTGGACAATAACGACATAGGCGCTGTCCGTATCATCACCGTGGAGGGCCTTCTGCATGGAAGGCTGACCGTCAGAG GTGGAAAGGGTTTCATGTTTACCGTCGGGGACATCAAAGCCGGAATTGTTTGCTATCACCATGATGACAGCGACTCCACCAGTGACTTCATCATCTTCCGCATCACCGATGGTCACCAGCAGACCAGGCACAAGTTCCCCATCAAGATCCTCCCTAAAGATGATAGCCCTCCATTCCTCATTGCCAACATGTTACTGGAGGTCTCCCAGGGTCAAACAACTCTGTTGAAAGGCACCGCCCTTCAGGCTTCCGATGTGGACTCCAGCAGTGACTACATCCTCTTTAACATCACGAGGCCCCCGCAGGCGGGAGATATTGTGAAGTTTCCAGGACCAGGGCTAACAG GTTATGTAGTCAGCAAGTTTTTGCAGCGGGACCTCTCTCAGTCCATGGTTTATTATCGACACAAAGGGAATGAGGTGCTTGATGACTCCTTTGAGTTTGTGCTCTCAGATTTCCAGGATCCTCCAAACTTGTCAGAGCCCCAG GTAGTCATGTTGCACGTTGAGCCGGTACCGCGCCAAGCACCTCGAGAGGTTCCTACTGCCAGACGGTGCCTTGTGGTCAAAGAGACCGACGTGGTCCATGTAACACAGCAACACCTTCACTTTGTAGACAAGGACTCACCAGACAGCGATCTGACATACACGGTTACGACACCGCCTTTCGATCGAGATCGTCACAG CAGCGAGGATGCAGGGAGGTTATTCCTCGTGGACAGTCTACCCACATTCACCAAAGACACCAATGCGCCAGTGTTGAGGCTCTTTACACAG CATGCCGTCAACTTCATGAAAGTAGCTTACATGCCTCCAACTGCGGACATTGGTCCTTTTCCTCGATATATCCAGTTTGGTCTCTCAGTCACCAATCAACACGGCCACACACTTGATGGGATCTGCTTTAACATTACTGTGATACCCGTGGACAATCAATCGCCACAG GTAATCACCAAGCCTCTAATGGTCGACGAGGGTGGTGAGTGCTTGCTCGGCTCGGAGCACCTGCAGCTATCAGATCCAGACTCTGTTGAAGAAGCCTTGCGATTGGAGCTTTTGGGGCAACCGCAGCACGGGGCGCTGCAGATGAACAACTTTCCTCTAAAACCCGGACTGACCTTCACTGTGCAAGACCTGACAAGCCACAGAGTTAG GTACCGTCATGACAATTCAGAGACTCTGGATGACCGCATCAATTTGGCTGCAACAGATGGCACCAATAAAATCAGTTTCATTCTGCAAGTGGAT GTATCCCCGATCAATGATGAGGTACCGGTGCTGGTTGCCGGTTTGAAACCAGTGCTCCCGTGCTCGGAGGGGCAGACAACAATCATTTCAGTTGAGTACATCTCCGCAATTGACGCGGACACCGAAAACAACAGCCTAGCCTTCCTGATTGCGCGACAGCCTCGCCACGGCCTGGTGCTGAGAAACGACATGGCCGTCGATCATTTCGTTCAGGCGGACGTCCTTGCAGGCATGATCAGCTACAAGCACTCTG GTCAGGAGATCGGACTCACTCCGCACGGTGACATGATCACCTTTGTGATTTCTGATGGAGAAACAGAAAAATCTGTGCTATGCTGCGGTGGAAGAAACCCGAAAATAGGAAGCAGAGAAAAATCTCTGCCCGTGTACGACCTCCGCATCACCATTTCCCCCGTCAACAGCCAGCCACCCTCGCTGAAAATAG GAGACATATTTGTGGTCGACGAAGGTGGGAGAGCCCAGGTAAACGCGAGTCATCTGAAGGTGTCTGATGCTGACACAGTCGTGGATGAGCTGGTGGTCAGTTTGGTTACTCCGCCGCGGTTTGGCTACCTTGAAAATGTTCTGTCGAGACCTGGCTTTGAGAAAAGCAACGTGGGTGTGAGCATAG ACTCCTGCTCTTACAGAGACATCATTGCCGGTCAGATCAACTATGTGCAGTCCAGGCACCAAAAACTGGAACCAACAAGCGATCAGTTAATCCTCCGTGTGTCAGACGGCAAATTCAGCTCCACCCGTGTCACGTTCAACATTGTTGTCCGCCCAACAAATGACGAGCTTCCGGAGTTGGTGGCTCAGAATATGACG GTACAAGAAGGACACAAGAGGAATCTGGACTTGTCTGTGTTGAATGCGACAGATCTGGACGTCCCCAATGATGTCTTGCGCTTCCATGTTGTGAAACCCCCCCGGTATGGCAATATCATTCGTCACATCGACACTGACACTCATCGGGGGGCCAATTCAAAATCCAGTGTGGCTGACTTCACAATGGCAGAG CTCTGGGTTTGTGTGTATAACCTTTCACAAG GTCATGATGTGGCATATGTGCACGACGACTCTGAACATCTGGAGGACGACTTTACCATCCAGTTAATGGACGGCAGACACAAAATCCAGAGACAGGTTCTGGTGGAAGTACTTGCAGTCAACGATGAAAAACCTCATTTGATCAG AAACAATGGACTGGAGTTGGAACCAGGAGAGGCCAGACTCATAAGCAGTGTAGCCCTCTTCGCACAGGACCATGACACTCCCTCCTCGCAGGTCATGTACATTTTTGAGAGGGTACCTGCACATGGACTCCTACAGCTTAAG CGTATTCAAAACTGGCTGCTGCTGACAGTCGGGGAAAACTGCACCCAGGAAATGGTGGACACGAATCGTCTGCGCTATGTGCACAAAGACCCGTTTGGTACGACAATGCAGgacctttttgttttccacctACATGACGGACAGAATCAGTCTCCCTCACAGCAGTTCAACATATCTATCAAACATGTGGAAAAAG GAACTATCGCCATGTTTGTCACGCCTGTGAATGTTAACCGCGGCGGGCGCGTGGTCCTCACCACCGACGTGCTGTTTGCCACAGACCACGCGGACCGGCCTGACGAGCTGCTGTTTGTCGTTACCGTCCCGGCAGCTCATGGCTATTTGGAGAACACCAAGCATCCCGGTGTCAGCATCTCTGCCTTCAGCCAGATGGACATCGCCGCAAACTGTGTGGCTTATGTGCACAACAACCAAGCTAGCACACCCACAGAAACCATTCA CTTTGTCGTTAGTAACAACCAGACAAGCCGAAAGGGAATCTTGGAGTTGTCGGTGAAAATGTTGGATCAAATCCCCCCGTCGTTGACCAACAAAGGCCTTGTCGTTCCCCAAGGGTTGGCCATGACCCTGAGTCGAGACTGCCTGGCCATGACCGACCCCGACACCCCACGGGGCGCCCTGGTCTTCAAACTCCGGCATCCTCCTCGACACGGCGAGCTGCTTTTACGCGGAACCGCGCTGATGATGGGTTCCACTTTCACCCAGCAACACATTGAGGAGTTGGAGGTCACGTACAAGCATAACGGAGCGCAGTCCCAGATCGACCGGTTCGAATTCACCGCCACGGATGGCACCAATCGCGGGGTCCGGCTGGATGGGAAGTTGCATACGGAGCCGCTGCCGTTCATCATTCAG ATCAAGCCTTTGAAGAGGTCACATCCAGAAGTTGTAAAGCTTCTCCCCCTTTGGAAAGCTGAGCTTTTAGGCGATGGACGATACggaatttttttgtcatctcgGGAGCTCAAAGCCAAAAACACAAACGGCAAAGAAGAGGAGCTGATCTTCGTCATTGTTCGGCAGCCCTATTTTGGCCACCTCGAAAATATCACGACAG GTGGTTTCGCCCGACAGCGTTTCTCGCAATTGGATCTGAACCGGAGAACAATCGTCTACATCGTCAATCCGGATATGGAATCTCTGTCAGACAGCTTGGAATTCAGGGTGTCAGATCGCCACGGAAACGCTGGGCTGTCTCACAT ACTACAACTAAGCTGGTCTAGCGTTGAGCTGTCCCAGCCCGAATACTGCGCCAACGAGGAGGAGAAAAGAGTCTCGGTGGAGATCATCCGGAAAGGAAATGTAGCAGAGTCGTCatatgtcaaagtcaag GTGAACGAGGGGACTGCAACTGCGGGAAAAGATTTCCTCTCAAGCTCATCTTCCCTTCTCCAGTTTGATCCAG GAGTCTCACTGAAGATCTGGAACATTGAAGTCATTCAGGATCAACTCGAAGAGGCAGATGAAGTATTTGAAGTGCTCCTCATTTTTCCGGAAGGGACAGTTATTGCCAGCGTCAAGAAAGCTCAAGTTACCATAAAGGACACTGGAAGAG GGCAGTGCAAGCAAAACCAGCGCCATGCAGCATCTCTACTCACGGGAAAGAGCGGTCTGTCTGATACACGCACTCAAAATTCATCTTGGAGCCTCAAGAAACCGtcacttgccagccaatcacccaTTCATCAAGAAGGAACCTTCTCCAAATCCAAATCT aaAGGAAGAGGGGCAAAGATCCGTGCGGTTAGCAGGTTAGCAGAAAGCTCTCGGAGAACATTCCCTGATGCCAGAAAAGGTGAACAT GGAATAGCTGATAGCTTTGTAGCTAAGCCGTGTTTGCCAGAAGTGATGGGACTCCTGCATTTCAACCAGACGACCAATCAGATCTTTCAGTGCAACGGTGTCTCCTGGAGATCCTGGACGCCACCAAAGCAG ATGGCCAAAACTCCACCGTGTCCTCCGGGATGGACCTTTCACAGTGGCCGCTGCTACATCCTCaacaaaagacacaaaacgtcaTGGAGCCGAGCAAATCGAAGCTGTAAAGAGAG CTATAAAGGCAACCTTGCAAGTGTTTTCTCAAAAGGTGACATGGATTGGCTGTGGGACTTTGGCGAGAGGAAACCATTTTGGATAG GCCTTAATGACAGAGACGCCCAAGGGTCTTGGCGGTGGGAGGACGGAGAAAGTGTCACCTACATGAACTGGAACAGGGCACCGTCGCCCTCAATCGCGGAGGGGAACAAAATGTGTGCCCTGGTGTGGAGGAGGGCcaagtggcaaaggaggcactgcaAGACGGGCAAAGGCCACGGCTATATATGCTCCATCAAGATTTGA